A genome region from Paracoccus stylophorae includes the following:
- a CDS encoding NRAMP family divalent metal transporter, which produces MSELSPPVTASGATLRGGLIAAIFLMATSAIGPGFITQTATFTARLGSAFAFAILASILIDFVVQMNVWRITALTGRRASETANAAIPGAGYLLSVLVIFGGLVFNVGNIAGSGLGLNAMIGLDPKIGGALSALLAIGIFLSHRAGLLLDRIIVVLGILMIAMTVFVAIVSNPPVGEALRQTVLPSTVDFAAITTIVGGTVGGYITYAGAHRLLDKGLTGAANLPAITRGALSGIAVTGVMRFVLFLAILGVTASGVTLDLASQTANPAAQAFQAAAGQWGLRVFGIIFWAAAITSVIGAAYTSVSFMTVFRPMDDRARNVATVIFIAVSLAIYLALGTAPAALLVFAGGFNGLILPIGLTIFTWIGFARSDLMGGYRYSRPLLALSVIVCALTWYMGLKSVSTIFAFLSA; this is translated from the coding sequence ATGAGCGAACTCTCCCCCCCTGTCACCGCATCGGGAGCCACGCTGCGCGGCGGCCTGATCGCCGCCATCTTCCTGATGGCGACCTCGGCCATCGGCCCGGGCTTCATCACCCAGACGGCGACCTTCACCGCGCGCCTCGGGTCGGCCTTCGCCTTCGCGATCCTCGCCTCGATCCTCATCGACTTCGTCGTGCAGATGAACGTCTGGCGGATCACCGCCCTGACCGGCCGCCGCGCCTCCGAAACCGCCAACGCCGCCATTCCCGGTGCCGGCTATCTTCTGTCGGTGCTGGTGATCTTCGGCGGGCTGGTGTTCAACGTCGGCAACATCGCCGGCAGTGGGCTCGGGCTGAACGCGATGATCGGCCTCGACCCGAAGATCGGCGGCGCGTTGTCGGCGCTGCTCGCCATCGGCATCTTCCTGTCGCACCGCGCGGGGTTGCTGCTCGACCGGATCATCGTCGTGCTGGGGATCCTGATGATCGCGATGACGGTGTTCGTTGCCATCGTCTCGAACCCGCCGGTCGGCGAGGCGCTGCGACAGACCGTGCTGCCCTCGACTGTCGACTTCGCCGCGATCACGACGATCGTCGGGGGCACAGTCGGCGGCTACATCACCTATGCCGGCGCGCATCGCCTGCTCGACAAGGGCCTTACGGGCGCTGCGAACCTGCCCGCCATCACGCGCGGCGCGCTGTCGGGCATCGCCGTGACGGGCGTCATGCGGTTCGTGCTGTTCCTCGCGATCCTCGGGGTTACGGCCTCGGGCGTCACGCTCGACCTCGCCTCGCAGACCGCAAACCCGGCGGCCCAGGCGTTCCAGGCGGCGGCCGGCCAGTGGGGCCTGCGGGTGTTCGGGATCATCTTCTGGGCGGCGGCCATCACCTCGGTCATCGGGGCCGCCTATACGTCAGTCAGCTTCATGACCGTTTTCCGCCCGATGGACGACCGCGCGCGCAACGTCGCGACGGTCATCTTCATCGCGGTCTCGCTGGCGATCTACCTCGCCCTCGGCACGGCGCCCGCCGCGCTCCTCGTCTTCGCCGGCGGCTTCAACGGCCTGATCCTGCCCATCGGCCTCACGATCTTCACCTGGATCGGCTTCGCCCGCTCCGACCTGATGGGCGGCTACCGCTACAGCCGGCCGCTGCTCGCGTTGAGCGTGATCGTCTGCGCGCTGACGTGGTACATGGGGCTGAAGTCGGTCAGCACAATTTTCGCTTTCCTTAGCGCCTGA
- a CDS encoding GntR family transcriptional regulator, whose translation MSDRKPGFDAAAPLVEQIAAQLRTMATEGELTPGERLSEARLSADLGVSRNTLRESFRLLTREGLARYEPNRGVFVAIPSMPAIIDIYRVRRLIEIPALAQAWPKHAAVAAMRAAVVAAEAARERGDWRAVGSANMVFHGAVVALIDSPRLTAFFAQVVAELRLAFGLLPDPELLHEPFIAENAAILAAVDRDDAKGAAKLLAGYLDRSEGVVLAAFARLEDRRVTPTPRDAPQRRVRTA comes from the coding sequence ATGAGTGACCGAAAGCCAGGATTCGATGCCGCCGCGCCGCTTGTCGAGCAAATTGCGGCGCAACTCCGCACGATGGCGACGGAGGGGGAGCTGACGCCCGGGGAACGCCTTTCTGAGGCCCGACTGTCTGCCGATCTCGGTGTCTCGCGGAACACGTTGCGCGAGTCCTTCCGGTTGCTCACGCGCGAGGGGTTGGCGCGCTATGAGCCAAACCGCGGCGTGTTCGTGGCAATCCCCTCGATGCCGGCCATCATCGACATCTACCGTGTGCGACGTCTGATCGAGATCCCGGCGCTTGCCCAGGCCTGGCCGAAGCACGCCGCAGTCGCGGCTATGCGCGCCGCTGTGGTGGCAGCCGAGGCCGCGCGCGAGCGTGGAGACTGGCGCGCGGTCGGCTCCGCCAACATGGTGTTTCACGGCGCTGTCGTCGCGCTGATCGACAGTCCGCGTCTGACGGCCTTTTTTGCTCAGGTCGTCGCCGAACTCCGCCTCGCCTTCGGCCTCCTCCCCGACCCGGAGCTCCTGCACGAGCCCTTTATCGCCGAGAACGCGGCCATCCTTGCCGCCGTTGACCGGGACGATGCAAAGGGCGCGGCCAAGTTGCTCGCTGGCTACCTGGACCGTTCCGAAGGGGTTGTTCTCGCAGCCTTCGCGCGGCTGGAAGATCGACGCGTGACGCCGACACCGCGTGATGCGCCGCAGCGTAGGGTCAGGACAGCCTAA
- a CDS encoding urea amidolyase family protein, whose amino-acid sequence MTLRFLPVGPRALLVELPDLAATLALFDALATDPVPGVAEVIPAARTLLVRAAPGAAADGRLAAAIAARASRATARREDKAEAIEIPIVYDGEDLAEVAAHLDLTVAEVVAAHQAATWQVAFCGFAPGFAYMTCEDPRFDLPRRASPRSRIPAGAVGLAGRFCGVYPKASPGGWQLIGTTPTPMWDLARDPPALLRPGGRVRFVERRSAVHATPAAPAERPASVVGLRVVATAFPVLMQDAGRSGQAAHGISGSGAMDLPSLRRANRRAGNPPDAAALEITLGPTRLSVDAPATLVLDGAADRAEIEAGPARIPVDVTRPFALDPGEVLVIPPPARGMRSYLARRGGFDAPRLLGSAATDTLAGIGPDPLGAGTAIGFADNPALAVDGEPAAHTWLPAAGETVLLPVTLGPRADWFPDAAVALLLAQDWEVTAQSSRVGVRLAGDPLVRDDARELPSEGTEHGAIQVPHSGQPVLFLADHPLTGGYPVIATVLPDALPLAGQIPPGARIRFTADHPFSPIEATP is encoded by the coding sequence ATGACGCTGCGGTTTCTGCCCGTCGGTCCGCGCGCGCTTCTCGTGGAACTGCCCGATCTCGCGGCGACGCTCGCGCTTTTCGACGCGCTGGCCACCGATCCGGTCCCCGGCGTCGCCGAGGTGATCCCCGCCGCGCGCACGCTGCTGGTGCGCGCCGCGCCCGGCGCCGCCGCCGACGGCCGGCTTGCGGCGGCGATCGCGGCGCGGGCGTCCCGCGCGACGGCCCGGCGCGAGGACAAGGCGGAGGCGATTGAGATCCCCATCGTCTACGACGGCGAGGACCTCGCCGAGGTCGCCGCTCATCTCGACCTGACCGTGGCGGAGGTCGTCGCCGCGCATCAGGCGGCGACCTGGCAGGTGGCGTTCTGCGGCTTCGCCCCGGGCTTCGCCTACATGACCTGCGAGGATCCCCGCTTCGACCTGCCGCGCCGCGCGAGCCCGCGCTCGCGCATTCCGGCCGGCGCCGTCGGGCTCGCCGGCCGGTTCTGCGGCGTCTACCCCAAGGCGAGCCCCGGCGGCTGGCAGCTCATCGGGACCACGCCGACGCCGATGTGGGACCTCGCGCGCGACCCGCCGGCGCTGCTGCGCCCGGGCGGGCGCGTGCGCTTCGTCGAACGGCGCAGCGCCGTGCATGCGACGCCGGCCGCCCCGGCCGAGCGCCCCGCCTCCGTCGTAGGGCTGCGGGTGGTCGCGACGGCTTTCCCCGTGCTGATGCAGGACGCCGGGCGGTCCGGTCAGGCGGCGCATGGCATCTCCGGCTCCGGCGCGATGGACCTGCCGAGCCTGCGGCGCGCCAATCGTCGGGCGGGCAACCCGCCCGACGCCGCGGCGCTCGAAATCACGCTCGGCCCGACGCGGCTCAGCGTCGATGCGCCCGCGACGCTCGTGCTCGACGGCGCCGCCGACCGGGCCGAGATCGAGGCCGGCCCCGCGCGCATCCCCGTCGACGTGACCCGCCCCTTCGCGCTCGACCCCGGCGAGGTTCTGGTGATTCCGCCGCCCGCCCGCGGCATGCGCAGCTATCTCGCGCGGCGCGGCGGCTTCGACGCGCCGCGCCTGCTCGGCTCGGCCGCGACCGACACACTCGCGGGGATCGGCCCGGACCCGCTCGGCGCCGGCACCGCGATCGGCTTCGCCGACAACCCAGCGCTCGCCGTCGACGGCGAGCCCGCCGCGCACACGTGGCTGCCCGCTGCCGGCGAGACGGTCCTGCTGCCCGTCACCCTCGGCCCACGCGCCGACTGGTTCCCGGACGCTGCGGTGGCGCTGCTGCTTGCCCAGGACTGGGAGGTGACGGCGCAATCCTCGCGCGTCGGCGTCCGGCTCGCCGGCGACCCGCTCGTGCGCGACGACGCGCGCGAACTGCCCTCTGAGGGGACCGAGCACGGCGCGATCCAGGTGCCGCATTCCGGCCAGCCGGTGCTGTTCCTCGCCGACCATCCGCTGACCGGCGGCTATCCGGTCATTGCCACCGTGCTGCCCGACGCGCTGCCGCTCGCCGGACAGATCCCCCCCGGCGCGCGCATCCGCTTCACCGCCGACCATCCCTTCAGCCCGATCGAGGCCACGCCATGA
- a CDS encoding putative hydro-lyase, translating to MTYQNPAELRAACRAGWAAPTSGHATGFTQCNLIALPQDWAWDFLLFAQRNPKPCPVLDVTEPGGFETALAPGADLRRDLPRYRVWRDGALAEETADAHAVWAEHADLVTFLIGCSFTFEAPLMQAGIEIRHIAQGCNVPMYLTDRPCRPAGRLAGPLVVSMRPIPADRVAEAVTISGRYQAVHGAPVHVGAPEALGIADLGRPDFGDPVAIRPGEIPVFWACGVTPQAAVMASKPPFAITHAPGHMFVSDVPDREWQA from the coding sequence ATGACCTACCAGAACCCCGCCGAGCTGCGCGCCGCCTGTCGCGCGGGTTGGGCCGCGCCGACCTCGGGCCACGCCACGGGCTTCACCCAGTGCAACCTCATCGCGCTGCCCCAGGACTGGGCCTGGGACTTCCTGCTCTTCGCGCAGCGCAACCCCAAGCCCTGCCCGGTGCTCGACGTCACCGAGCCCGGCGGTTTCGAGACCGCGCTCGCCCCCGGCGCCGACCTGCGCCGCGACCTGCCGCGCTACCGCGTCTGGCGCGACGGCGCGCTGGCCGAGGAAACCGCCGACGCGCACGCGGTCTGGGCCGAACATGCCGATCTGGTGACGTTCCTGATCGGCTGCTCCTTCACCTTCGAGGCGCCGCTGATGCAGGCCGGCATCGAGATCCGCCACATCGCGCAGGGCTGCAACGTGCCGATGTATCTCACCGACCGGCCCTGTCGGCCGGCCGGGCGGCTCGCCGGCCCGCTGGTCGTCTCGATGCGGCCGATCCCCGCCGATCGCGTCGCCGAGGCGGTGACGATCTCGGGCCGCTATCAGGCGGTGCATGGCGCGCCGGTGCATGTCGGCGCGCCCGAGGCGCTCGGCATCGCCGATCTCGGCCGGCCGGACTTCGGCGATCCGGTCGCGATACGGCCTGGCGAGATTCCGGTCTTCTGGGCCTGCGGCGTGACCCCGCAGGCGGCGGTCATGGCGTCAAAGCCGCCCTTCGCGATCACCCACGCGCCCGGGCACATGTTCGTCAGCGACGTCCCTGATCGGGAGTGGCAGGCATGA
- a CDS encoding L-serine ammonia-lyase, which produces MFISVFDIFKIGVGPSSSHTMGPMTAAAAFLKAVQDGGAAFDPAKLTALEAQLYGSLAFTGKGHATDRAVILGLMGFEPASLDADVAEARLTEMRATGRLAPPGLPEVAFDPERHVIFDYGPPLAMHANGMKLRALSNGAVLLEETYYSIGGGFIATESELLASRSRKSAPPGAQQQSLGYPYPFGSAAEMLRMGSESGRTVAEMKLANEETARSPEAVRQGLAALHATMQNCIDRGLRTEGELPGGLKVKRRAKAIHDRLVAARGTSAAQPHAVNDWLAAYALAVNEENAAGGRVVTSPTNGAAGVVPAVIRYYRSHCVGATDPGVEVFLLTAAAIGGIVKENASISGAELGCQAEVGSASAMAAAGLCAALGGTNAQVENAAEIALEHHLGMTCDPVRGLVQVPCIERNGLGAIKAVSAASLALHGDGTHFMPLDNCIETMRQTGLDMREKYKETSLGGLAVNFPEC; this is translated from the coding sequence ATGTTCATCAGCGTGTTCGACATCTTCAAGATCGGCGTCGGCCCGTCGTCGTCCCACACCATGGGACCGATGACGGCGGCGGCGGCGTTCCTGAAGGCGGTGCAGGACGGCGGCGCCGCCTTCGATCCGGCAAAGCTCACGGCGCTTGAGGCTCAGCTTTACGGCTCGTTGGCGTTCACCGGGAAGGGGCACGCCACCGACCGTGCAGTGATTCTCGGGCTGATGGGGTTCGAGCCGGCGAGCCTCGACGCCGATGTCGCAGAGGCCCGGCTGACCGAGATGCGCGCGACCGGTCGGCTCGCGCCGCCCGGCCTGCCCGAGGTGGCCTTCGATCCCGAGCGCCACGTCATCTTCGACTACGGTCCGCCGCTCGCGATGCACGCAAACGGCATGAAGCTGCGCGCGCTCAGCAACGGCGCGGTCCTGCTCGAGGAGACCTACTACTCGATCGGCGGCGGCTTCATCGCTACAGAGTCCGAACTGCTGGCCTCGCGGTCGCGGAAATCCGCCCCGCCAGGCGCCCAGCAGCAATCGCTCGGCTATCCTTACCCGTTCGGCAGCGCGGCGGAGATGCTCCGGATGGGGAGCGAATCCGGCAGAACGGTCGCCGAGATGAAGCTGGCCAACGAGGAGACTGCGCGAAGTCCCGAGGCCGTGAGGCAGGGGCTCGCCGCCCTGCACGCCACGATGCAGAACTGCATCGACCGAGGGCTCAGGACTGAGGGCGAGCTGCCTGGCGGCCTGAAGGTCAAGCGTCGGGCCAAGGCAATCCATGACCGCCTGGTCGCGGCGCGGGGCACGAGCGCGGCGCAGCCGCACGCGGTCAACGACTGGCTCGCCGCCTACGCGCTGGCGGTCAACGAGGAGAACGCCGCCGGCGGGCGGGTCGTGACCTCGCCTACCAACGGCGCCGCCGGCGTGGTGCCGGCTGTGATCCGCTATTATCGCAGCCACTGCGTCGGCGCGACTGACCCCGGGGTCGAGGTCTTCCTGCTGACGGCCGCAGCGATCGGCGGCATCGTCAAGGAGAACGCCTCGATCTCAGGCGCGGAGCTCGGCTGCCAGGCCGAAGTCGGCTCGGCCTCGGCGATGGCCGCCGCCGGCCTGTGCGCGGCGCTCGGCGGGACCAACGCCCAAGTCGAGAATGCCGCCGAGATCGCGCTTGAGCACCACCTCGGCATGACGTGCGATCCGGTGAGGGGCTTGGTGCAGGTTCCCTGCATTGAGCGCAACGGGCTCGGCGCGATCAAAGCGGTCTCGGCAGCCTCGCTGGCGCTGCACGGCGACGGAACCCACTTCATGCCGCTGGACAATTGTATTGAGACCATGCGGCAGACGGGGCTAGACATGCGTGAGAAGTATAAGGAAACCTCGCTTGGCGGCCTCGCCGTGAATTTTCCGGAATGCTGA
- a CDS encoding LamB/YcsF family protein yields the protein MAMDLNSDLGEGYGAWRMGDDAAMLAIVSSANVACGFHAGDPLTILSTLREAAQRGVAVGAHVSYPDRVGFGRRKMDVTPAELEADVVYQIGALQGLAAAAGTRITYVKPHGALYNTIAEDAAQGDAVIAGIRAVDPTLILMALAGASILGRARAAGLTVAAEAFADRGYTAAGALVARREPGAVLHDPEQVAERMLRLATEGTIEAADGSLLRLDAQSICVHGDNPAAVALARRIRDRLVAAGVAIAPFHEVAR from the coding sequence ATGGCTATGGATCTCAACAGCGATCTCGGCGAGGGCTACGGGGCCTGGCGGATGGGCGACGACGCGGCGATGCTTGCGATCGTCAGTTCCGCCAACGTCGCCTGCGGCTTTCACGCCGGCGACCCCCTGACCATCCTCTCGACGCTGCGCGAGGCGGCGCAGCGCGGCGTGGCGGTCGGGGCGCATGTCTCCTATCCCGACCGCGTCGGCTTCGGGCGCCGGAAGATGGACGTGACCCCGGCCGAACTCGAGGCCGACGTCGTCTATCAGATCGGCGCCCTGCAGGGGCTGGCGGCGGCGGCGGGGACGCGGATCACCTACGTCAAGCCGCATGGCGCGCTCTACAACACCATCGCCGAGGACGCGGCCCAGGGCGATGCGGTCATCGCAGGCATCCGCGCCGTCGACCCGACGCTGATCCTGATGGCCCTCGCCGGCGCGTCGATCCTCGGGCGCGCCCGCGCCGCGGGCCTGACCGTGGCGGCCGAGGCCTTCGCCGATCGCGGCTATACCGCCGCGGGCGCACTCGTGGCCCGGCGCGAGCCGGGCGCAGTGCTGCACGATCCCGAGCAGGTCGCGGAGCGCATGCTGCGCCTCGCGACCGAAGGCACGATCGAAGCGGCGGACGGCTCGCTCCTGCGCCTCGACGCCCAGAGCATCTGCGTACATGGCGACAACCCGGCCGCGGTGGCTTTGGCCCGGCGCATCCGCGACCGGCTCGTCGCGGCGGGCGTGGCGATCGCCCCGTTCCACGAGGTCGCCCGATGA
- a CDS encoding YcbK family protein — protein MTTTFHRHWRDVPESAWRWPNFSPAEIACRGTGKLLVNETALDKLQALRDRLGKPLIVRSAYRSPEHNRAVGGAGRSKHLDGAAFDIAMANHDPVAFEAAAREVGFLGFGFYPRSGFIHVDLGPARRWGERFPVRATAFAAETPPAREVLADSRTMKGGGAAGVATLGAAGVEVAQQVLAETQTAILPLVPYLDTLRWVFIAVALGGIAVTIYARLDDWRRGQR, from the coding sequence ATGACCACGACCTTCCACCGCCATTGGCGTGATGTGCCGGAGAGCGCCTGGCGCTGGCCGAATTTCTCGCCCGCCGAGATTGCATGCCGGGGCACCGGCAAGCTGCTCGTGAACGAAACCGCGCTCGACAAGCTGCAGGCGCTGCGCGACCGGCTGGGCAAGCCGCTGATCGTCCGCTCCGCCTACCGCAGCCCAGAGCACAACCGTGCCGTGGGGGGCGCGGGCCGGTCGAAGCATCTCGACGGCGCCGCCTTCGACATCGCCATGGCGAACCACGATCCGGTGGCGTTCGAGGCGGCGGCGCGCGAGGTCGGATTCCTCGGCTTCGGCTTCTACCCGCGATCGGGGTTCATCCATGTCGATCTCGGGCCCGCGCGGCGGTGGGGCGAGCGGTTCCCGGTCCGGGCGACGGCATTTGCAGCCGAGACGCCGCCCGCGCGCGAGGTGCTGGCTGACAGCCGCACCATGAAGGGCGGCGGGGCAGCCGGTGTGGCGACGCTGGGCGCGGCGGGCGTCGAGGTGGCGCAGCAGGTGCTGGCCGAGACCCAGACCGCGATCTTGCCGCTTGTGCCGTATCTCGACACGTTGCGTTGGGTATTCATCGCCGTGGCGCTTGGCGGCATCGCGGTCACGATCTACGCGCGTCTCGATGACTGGCGCCGAGGGCAGCGGTGA
- a CDS encoding acetyl/propionyl/methylcrotonyl-CoA carboxylase subunit alpha, whose product MTTTLFEPGAALRPIRRLFIANRSEIAVRVIRACRDEGIVPIVAYADSDRDALFVRLADEAYPLGGERPAETYLDAAKLIAIALRAGADAVHPGYGFLSERAEFARAVQEAGLIWVGPDPHVIEALGDKIEARRIAEAVGAPLVAGTPGPVATPAEARAFAEAHGLPVAIKAAHGGGGRGMKVAWNLEEVEELFESATREALTAFGRGECYIEQFLDRPRHIEAQVLGDRHGQVKVLGTRDCSLQRRNQKLIEEAPAPFITEEQRARIHASARAICARAGYSGAGTVEFLLSANGTLSFLEVNTRLQVEHPVTEETTGVDLVRAMIAVAAGARLADEEVPAPLGHAIEFRINAEDPARGFLPTPGPVTDWDAPGGPGVRLDSGVVAGSVVPGSFDSLMAKLVVTGATRTEALARAGRALAEFQIGGVASVLPFHRAAIAAPEFRAEGGDFAVHTRWIETDFADRLAAIGGEARVTPAATAPFLRFAIEIDGRRVEIGLPAGMLAAGSGSGPGAAAAAEAPGAAGQDVVTAPVAGTLQVWQAEDGAEVAAGAVIAVMEAMKMETRVEAPRSGRLRHLAEAGKPIGFGAPLARIEPA is encoded by the coding sequence ATGACGACGACCCTGTTCGAGCCCGGCGCCGCGCTGCGTCCGATCCGCCGCCTGTTCATCGCCAATCGCAGCGAGATCGCCGTTCGAGTCATCCGCGCCTGCCGTGACGAGGGGATCGTCCCGATCGTCGCCTATGCCGACAGCGACCGCGACGCGCTCTTCGTCCGGCTCGCCGACGAGGCGTATCCGCTCGGCGGCGAACGCCCGGCGGAAACCTATCTCGACGCGGCCAAGCTCATCGCCATCGCCTTGCGCGCGGGCGCCGACGCGGTGCATCCGGGTTACGGCTTCCTGTCGGAGCGCGCCGAATTCGCCCGCGCCGTGCAGGAAGCCGGCCTGATCTGGGTCGGCCCCGATCCCCACGTGATTGAGGCGCTCGGCGACAAGATCGAAGCGCGGCGCATCGCCGAGGCGGTCGGCGCGCCGCTGGTTGCCGGCACCCCCGGCCCGGTCGCCACCCCGGCCGAGGCCCGCGCCTTTGCCGAGGCGCATGGCCTGCCCGTCGCCATAAAGGCCGCCCATGGCGGCGGCGGGCGCGGCATGAAGGTCGCCTGGAATCTTGAGGAGGTCGAGGAGCTCTTCGAGTCCGCCACCCGCGAGGCGCTGACCGCCTTCGGCCGCGGCGAATGCTATATCGAGCAGTTCCTCGACCGGCCCCGGCATATCGAGGCGCAGGTGCTCGGCGACCGGCACGGGCAGGTCAAGGTGCTCGGCACCCGCGACTGTTCGCTGCAACGGCGCAACCAGAAGCTCATCGAGGAGGCGCCCGCGCCCTTCATCACCGAGGAGCAGCGCGCCCGCATCCACGCCTCCGCCCGGGCGATCTGCGCGCGCGCGGGCTACAGCGGGGCGGGCACCGTCGAGTTCCTGCTGTCGGCGAACGGCACGCTCTCCTTCCTCGAGGTCAACACTCGGCTTCAGGTCGAGCATCCGGTGACCGAGGAGACGACCGGCGTCGACCTGGTGCGCGCGATGATCGCCGTGGCTGCCGGCGCGCGGCTCGCCGACGAGGAGGTCCCGGCGCCCCTCGGCCATGCGATCGAGTTCCGCATCAACGCCGAGGACCCGGCCCGCGGTTTCCTGCCGACGCCGGGACCGGTGACGGATTGGGACGCGCCTGGCGGCCCCGGGGTCCGGCTCGACAGCGGCGTCGTCGCCGGTTCGGTGGTGCCGGGCAGCTTCGACTCGCTGATGGCGAAGCTCGTCGTGACCGGCGCCACGCGCACGGAGGCGCTCGCGAGAGCGGGGCGCGCCCTGGCGGAGTTCCAGATCGGCGGCGTCGCCTCGGTCCTGCCCTTCCACCGCGCGGCGATCGCGGCGCCCGAGTTCCGCGCCGAGGGGGGCGACTTCGCCGTCCACACCCGCTGGATCGAGACGGATTTCGCCGACCGGCTCGCGGCCATCGGCGGGGAGGCGCGGGTGACCCCGGCGGCGACCGCGCCGTTCCTGCGCTTCGCGATCGAGATCGACGGCCGGCGCGTCGAGATCGGCCTGCCGGCGGGGATGCTCGCCGCCGGTTCCGGTTCCGGTCCCGGCGCTGCCGCGGCGGCGGAGGCGCCGGGGGCGGCAGGCCAGGACGTCGTGACGGCCCCTGTTGCCGGAACGCTGCAGGTCTGGCAGGCTGAGGACGGGGCGGAGGTCGCCGCCGGCGCGGTGATCGCGGTGATGGAGGCGATGAAGATGGAGACGCGGGTCGAGGCGCCGCGCTCCGGCCGGCTCCGGCATCTGGCCGAGGCGGGCAAGCCCATCGGCTTCGGCGCGCCCCTCGCGCGCATCGAGCCGGCCTGA
- a CDS encoding DUF6127 family protein, producing MNPPRSEGFVRMPDAEFEAILTRAAEEGAKRALADVGLDGDEAALDIRDLRSLVDCIQLVRRTAMQTAVRMITTGVMLALLAGIAIKLKIFGGGP from the coding sequence ATGAACCCACCCCGATCCGAGGGCTTCGTGCGCATGCCCGACGCCGAGTTCGAGGCGATCTTGACCCGGGCGGCGGAGGAAGGCGCCAAGCGTGCGCTGGCCGATGTCGGCCTCGACGGCGACGAGGCCGCGCTCGACATCCGCGATCTGCGCTCCCTGGTCGACTGCATCCAGCTGGTCCGCCGCACCGCGATGCAGACCGCCGTCCGCATGATCACCACCGGCGTCATGCTGGCGCTGCTCGCGGGTATAGCGATCAAGCTGAAGATCTTCGGCGGCGGCCCGTAG
- a CDS encoding aromatic amino acid transport family protein, which yields MTSHTDAMMANKGAKPLAWSKHDTKWVLSLFGTAVGAGILFLPINAGSGGFWPLIIMAVLIGPMTYLSHRGLSRFVCSSAIPGSDITQVVVEHFGSGAGKAITILYFLAIYPIVLIYGVGITNTVDSFMVNQLGMDPLPRWILSGLLVAGMMAVMMAGQEIMLRVTEALVYPLAAILVLLSLYLIPSWDLSTVTQVSSPGSMLATVWLTIPVLVFAFNHSPAISQFSVSLKRDYGSDAAEKADKILGRTATVLVGFVMLFVFSCVLALGPTQLAEAKAQNLPVLSYLANVHGSPFIAYFGPIIAFLAIVSSFFGHYLGATEGLHGIVRGQYDPDARKIADPALVKAIAVFMFLTTWGVAILNPSILGIIETLAGPVIAAILYLMPMYAIYKVPALAKYRGQISNVFVVVAGLIAMSGILYSMFG from the coding sequence GTGACAAGCCATACCGACGCCATGATGGCGAACAAGGGCGCGAAGCCGCTAGCCTGGTCGAAGCACGATACGAAATGGGTCCTGAGCCTGTTCGGAACCGCGGTCGGCGCCGGCATTCTGTTCCTGCCGATCAACGCGGGGAGCGGCGGCTTCTGGCCCTTGATCATCATGGCCGTCCTGATCGGACCGATGACCTATCTGTCGCATCGCGGGTTGTCGCGGTTCGTGTGCTCGTCCGCGATCCCGGGCAGCGACATCACCCAGGTGGTCGTCGAGCATTTCGGATCCGGCGCCGGCAAGGCGATCACGATTCTCTACTTCCTGGCGATCTACCCGATCGTGCTGATCTACGGCGTCGGCATCACCAACACCGTCGACAGCTTCATGGTCAACCAGCTCGGCATGGACCCGCTCCCGCGCTGGATCCTCTCCGGCCTGCTGGTCGCGGGAATGATGGCCGTGATGATGGCCGGGCAGGAGATCATGCTGCGCGTGACCGAAGCGCTGGTCTATCCGCTCGCGGCGATCCTCGTGCTCCTCTCGCTCTATCTGATCCCGAGCTGGGACCTCTCCACCGTGACGCAGGTCTCGTCCCCCGGCAGCATGCTGGCGACGGTATGGCTGACGATCCCTGTGCTGGTCTTCGCCTTCAACCACTCCCCGGCGATCTCGCAGTTCTCGGTTTCGCTGAAGCGGGACTATGGATCCGATGCGGCGGAAAAGGCGGACAAGATCCTCGGCCGGACTGCGACCGTGCTGGTCGGGTTCGTCATGCTGTTCGTGTTCTCCTGCGTGCTGGCGCTCGGCCCGACGCAGCTGGCCGAGGCGAAGGCGCAGAACCTGCCGGTGCTGTCCTATCTGGCCAATGTGCACGGCAGCCCGTTCATCGCCTATTTCGGCCCGATCATCGCGTTCCTGGCCATCGTGTCCTCGTTCTTCGGCCACTACCTCGGCGCGACCGAGGGGCTGCACGGCATCGTCCGCGGCCAGTATGATCCCGACGCGCGCAAGATCGCCGATCCGGCGCTCGTCAAGGCCATCGCCGTCTTCATGTTCCTGACGACCTGGGGCGTGGCGATCCTCAACCCCAGCATCCTCGGCATCATCGAGACGCTGGCGGGGCCGGTGATCGCGGCGATCCTCTACCTCATGCCGATGTACGCGATCTACAAGGTGCCCGCGCTCGCGAAGTACCGTGGACAGATCAGCAACGTGTTCGTCGTCGTCGCGGGCCTCATCGCCATGTCCGGCATCCTCTACAGCATGTTCGGCTGA